Proteins from a single region of Strix aluco isolate bStrAlu1 chromosome 5, bStrAlu1.hap1, whole genome shotgun sequence:
- the TNPO3 gene encoding transportin-3 isoform X2: protein MKMKIQTSFYELPTDSHASLRDSLLSHIQNLKDLSPVIVTQLALAIADLALQMASWKGCVQTLVEKYSNDVTSLPFLLEILTVLPEEVHSRSLRIGANRRTEIIEDLAYYSSTVISLLMTCVEKAGNDEKMLIKIFRCLGSWFNLGVLDSTFMANSKLLSLLFEVLQQDKTSSNLHEAASDCVCSALYAIENVETNLPLALQLFQGVLTLESAYHMAVAREDLDKVLNYCRVFTELCETFLDKIVCTPGQGLGDLRTLELLLICAGHPQYEVVEISFNFWYRLGEHLYKTDDAVIHSIFKAYIQRLLHALARHCQLDSDHEGVPEETDDFGEFRMRVSDLVKDLIFLVGSVECFAQLYATLKDGNPPWEVTEAVLFIMASIAKSVDQENNPTLVEVLEGVVRLPETVHTAVRYTSIELVGEMSEVVDRNPQFLDPVLGYLMKGLCDRRLASAAAKAIHNICSVCRDHMAQHFNGLLEIARSLDSFTLSPEAAVGLLKGTALVLARLPLEKIAECLSELCAVQVMALKKLLSQEPSNGLSSDPTVPLDRLAVIFRHTNPIVENGQIHPCQKVIQEIWPVLSETLNKHSADNRIVERCCRCLRFAVRCVGKGSAALLQPLVTQMVNVYRAHQHSCFLYLGSILVDEYGMEEGCRQGLLDMLQALCIPTFQLLEQPNGLQNHPDTVDDLFRLAARFIQRSPVTLLRSQVMIPILQWAIAATTLDHRDANCSVMKFLRDLIHTGVANDHEEDFEVRKELINQVMNQLGQQLVNQLLHTCCFCLPPYTLPDVAEVLWEIMQIDRPTFCRWLENSLKGLPKETTGGAIQVTHKQLTDFHKQVTSAEECKQVCWALRDFTRLFR from the exons ATGAAGATGAAGATACAGACTTCCTTCTACGAACTCCCCACGGATTCCCACGCTTCCTTACGGGACTCTTTGCTGTCCCACATCCAGAACTTGAAAGACCTGTCACCAGTCATCGTCACCCAG CTTGCTTTAGCAATAGCAGACCTTGCCCTGCAAATGGCTTCTTGGAAAGGCTGTGTACAAACACTGGTTGAAAA GTACAGCAATGATGTAACATCGCTGCCCTTTCTGCTGGAAATCCTCACGGTGCTGCCAGAAGAGGTTCACAGCCGATCCTTGCGCATCGGCGCCAACCGCCGTACCGAGATCATAGAGGATCTGGCCTATTACTCCAGCACGGTCATCTCCCTGCTG ATGACGTGCGTGGAGAAAGCGGGCAACGATGAGAAGATGCTCATCAAAATCTTCCGGTGCTTGGGGAGCTGGTTCAACCTGGGTGTCCTGGACAGCACCTTCATGGCAAACAGCAAGTTACTGTCCCTCCTCTTCGAGGTGCTG CAACAAGACAAGACGTCCTCAAACCTCCATGAAGCTGCTTCGGATTGCGTGTGCTCAGCCCTCTACGCCATCGAGAACGTGGAGACCAACCTTCCCTTGGCCCTGCAGCTTTTCCAGGGCGTCCTCACCCTTGAGAGTGCCTATCACATGGCCGTAGCGCGCGAGGACCTCGACAA gGTGCTCAATTATTGCCGTGTTTTCACCGAGCTGTGCGAGACGTTCCTAGATAAAATCGTTTGCACGCCGGGCCAAGGGCTGGGTGACCTGCGGacgctggagctgctgctgataTGTGCGGGTCACCCGCAGTACGAG gTGGTAGAAATTTCATTTAACTTCTGGTACAGACTGGGGGAGCACCTGTACAAGACAGACGACGCGGTCATCCACAGCATCTTCAAAGCCTACATACAGCGCCTTCTCCACGCTCTGGCCCGGCACTGCCAGCTCGATTCCGACCAC GAGGGTGTCCCAGAGGAAACGGATGATTTTGGGGAATTCCGGATGCGGGTTTCAGACCTGGTGAAAGACCTGATCTTCCTGGTGGGCTCGGTGGAATGTTTTGCTCAG CTCTACGCGACTCTGAAGGACGGGAATCCACCCTGGGAGGTGACGGAAGCCGTCCTCTTCATCATGGCCTCCATAGCGAAGAGCGTCGACCA ggaGAATAACCCGacgctggtggaggtgctggagggGGTGGTTCGCCTCCCTGAGACGGTGCACACCGCCGTCCGCTACACCAGCATCGAGCTGGTGGGGGAGATGAGCGAGGTGGTGGACAGAAACCCGCAGTTCCTGG ATCCCGTGCTGGGTTACCTGATGAAAGGGCTGTGTGACAGGCGGTTGGCTTCGGCGGCGGCCAAAGCCATCCACAATATCTGCTCGGTGTGTCGCGACCACATGGCTCAGCACTTTAATGGGCTGCTGGAGATAGCCCGTTCCCTCGACTCCTTCACGCTCTCTCCAGAGGCTGCTGTGGGGCTCCTGAAAG GGACAGCCTTGGTCCTCGCCAGGCTCCCCTTGGAGAAGATAGCAGAATGCCTCAGCGAACTCTGCGCCGTGCAAGTGATGGCGCTGAAAAAG CTGCTCTCTCAGGAGCCAAGCAACGGCCTCTCCTCAGACCCTACTGTGCCCCTGGATCGACTCGCTGTCATATTCAG ACACACCAACCCCATTGTAGAAAATGGACAGATCCATCCGTGCCAAAAAGTCATTCAGGAA ATCTGGCCCGTGCTGTCGGAGACCCTGAACAAACACAGTGCCGATAACCGCATCGTGGAGCGGTGCTGCCGGTGCCTGCGCTTCGCCGTCCGCTGTGTGGGCAAAGGCTCCGCCGCGCTGCTGCAGCCGCTCGTCACCCAG ATGGTGAACGTCTACCGGGCGCACCAGCACTCCTGTTTCCTCTACCTGGGCAGCATCTTGGTGGACGAGTACGGCATGGAGGAGGGGTGCCGGCAGGGGCTCCTCGACATGCTGCAG GCGCTATGCATACCCACCTTCCAACTCCTAGAGCAGCCCAACGGCCTTCAAAACCACCCCGACACCGTGGACGACCTCTTCCGACTAGCAGCCAG GTTCATCCAGCGCAGCCCCGTGACCCTGCTGCGCAGCCAGGTGATGATCCCCATCCTGCAGTGGGCCATCGCTGCCACCACCCTGGATCACCGGGACGCCAACTGCAGCGTCATGAAGTTCCTGCGCGACCTCATCCACACCGGGGTGGCCAACGAC CACGAGGAGGACTTTGAAGTGAGGAAGGAGCTCATCAACCAGGTGATGAACCAGCTGGGCCAACAGCTCGTCAACCAACTGCTGCACACGTGCTGCTTCTGCCTGCCCCCCTACACCCTGCCCGACGTGGCCGAGGTGCTCTGGGAGATCATGCAGATCGACCGGCCG ACGTTCTGCCGCTGGCTGGAGAACTCGCTGAAGGGGCTACCAAAGGAGACGACGGGAGGAGCCATCCAGGTCACACACAAACAGCTGACGGATTTCCACAAGCAGGTCACGAG CGCTGAGGAATGTAAACAAGTCTGCTGGGCCCTGCGGGACTTCACCCGCCTGTTCCGATAG
- the TNPO3 gene encoding transportin-3 isoform X1 — MEGGGGKPSLQVVYQAVQALYHDPDPSGKERASCWLGELQRSVHAWEISDQLLQIRQDVESCYFAAQTMKMKIQTSFYELPTDSHASLRDSLLSHIQNLKDLSPVIVTQLALAIADLALQMASWKGCVQTLVEKYSNDVTSLPFLLEILTVLPEEVHSRSLRIGANRRTEIIEDLAYYSSTVISLLMTCVEKAGNDEKMLIKIFRCLGSWFNLGVLDSTFMANSKLLSLLFEVLQQDKTSSNLHEAASDCVCSALYAIENVETNLPLALQLFQGVLTLESAYHMAVAREDLDKVLNYCRVFTELCETFLDKIVCTPGQGLGDLRTLELLLICAGHPQYEVVEISFNFWYRLGEHLYKTDDAVIHSIFKAYIQRLLHALARHCQLDSDHEGVPEETDDFGEFRMRVSDLVKDLIFLVGSVECFAQLYATLKDGNPPWEVTEAVLFIMASIAKSVDQENNPTLVEVLEGVVRLPETVHTAVRYTSIELVGEMSEVVDRNPQFLDPVLGYLMKGLCDRRLASAAAKAIHNICSVCRDHMAQHFNGLLEIARSLDSFTLSPEAAVGLLKGTALVLARLPLEKIAECLSELCAVQVMALKKLLSQEPSNGLSSDPTVPLDRLAVIFRHTNPIVENGQIHPCQKVIQEIWPVLSETLNKHSADNRIVERCCRCLRFAVRCVGKGSAALLQPLVTQMVNVYRAHQHSCFLYLGSILVDEYGMEEGCRQGLLDMLQALCIPTFQLLEQPNGLQNHPDTVDDLFRLAARFIQRSPVTLLRSQVMIPILQWAIAATTLDHRDANCSVMKFLRDLIHTGVANDHEEDFEVRKELINQVMNQLGQQLVNQLLHTCCFCLPPYTLPDVAEVLWEIMQIDRPTFCRWLENSLKGLPKETTGGAIQVTHKQLTDFHKQVTSAEECKQVCWALRDFTRLFR, encoded by the exons GTCCACGCCTGGGAGATCTCCGACCAGTTGCTGCAGATCCGCCAGGATGTGGAATCGTGCTACTTCGCGGCGCAGACTATGAAGATGAAGATACAGACTTCCTTCTACGAACTCCCCACGGATTCCCACGCTTCCTTACGGGACTCTTTGCTGTCCCACATCCAGAACTTGAAAGACCTGTCACCAGTCATCGTCACCCAG CTTGCTTTAGCAATAGCAGACCTTGCCCTGCAAATGGCTTCTTGGAAAGGCTGTGTACAAACACTGGTTGAAAA GTACAGCAATGATGTAACATCGCTGCCCTTTCTGCTGGAAATCCTCACGGTGCTGCCAGAAGAGGTTCACAGCCGATCCTTGCGCATCGGCGCCAACCGCCGTACCGAGATCATAGAGGATCTGGCCTATTACTCCAGCACGGTCATCTCCCTGCTG ATGACGTGCGTGGAGAAAGCGGGCAACGATGAGAAGATGCTCATCAAAATCTTCCGGTGCTTGGGGAGCTGGTTCAACCTGGGTGTCCTGGACAGCACCTTCATGGCAAACAGCAAGTTACTGTCCCTCCTCTTCGAGGTGCTG CAACAAGACAAGACGTCCTCAAACCTCCATGAAGCTGCTTCGGATTGCGTGTGCTCAGCCCTCTACGCCATCGAGAACGTGGAGACCAACCTTCCCTTGGCCCTGCAGCTTTTCCAGGGCGTCCTCACCCTTGAGAGTGCCTATCACATGGCCGTAGCGCGCGAGGACCTCGACAA gGTGCTCAATTATTGCCGTGTTTTCACCGAGCTGTGCGAGACGTTCCTAGATAAAATCGTTTGCACGCCGGGCCAAGGGCTGGGTGACCTGCGGacgctggagctgctgctgataTGTGCGGGTCACCCGCAGTACGAG gTGGTAGAAATTTCATTTAACTTCTGGTACAGACTGGGGGAGCACCTGTACAAGACAGACGACGCGGTCATCCACAGCATCTTCAAAGCCTACATACAGCGCCTTCTCCACGCTCTGGCCCGGCACTGCCAGCTCGATTCCGACCAC GAGGGTGTCCCAGAGGAAACGGATGATTTTGGGGAATTCCGGATGCGGGTTTCAGACCTGGTGAAAGACCTGATCTTCCTGGTGGGCTCGGTGGAATGTTTTGCTCAG CTCTACGCGACTCTGAAGGACGGGAATCCACCCTGGGAGGTGACGGAAGCCGTCCTCTTCATCATGGCCTCCATAGCGAAGAGCGTCGACCA ggaGAATAACCCGacgctggtggaggtgctggagggGGTGGTTCGCCTCCCTGAGACGGTGCACACCGCCGTCCGCTACACCAGCATCGAGCTGGTGGGGGAGATGAGCGAGGTGGTGGACAGAAACCCGCAGTTCCTGG ATCCCGTGCTGGGTTACCTGATGAAAGGGCTGTGTGACAGGCGGTTGGCTTCGGCGGCGGCCAAAGCCATCCACAATATCTGCTCGGTGTGTCGCGACCACATGGCTCAGCACTTTAATGGGCTGCTGGAGATAGCCCGTTCCCTCGACTCCTTCACGCTCTCTCCAGAGGCTGCTGTGGGGCTCCTGAAAG GGACAGCCTTGGTCCTCGCCAGGCTCCCCTTGGAGAAGATAGCAGAATGCCTCAGCGAACTCTGCGCCGTGCAAGTGATGGCGCTGAAAAAG CTGCTCTCTCAGGAGCCAAGCAACGGCCTCTCCTCAGACCCTACTGTGCCCCTGGATCGACTCGCTGTCATATTCAG ACACACCAACCCCATTGTAGAAAATGGACAGATCCATCCGTGCCAAAAAGTCATTCAGGAA ATCTGGCCCGTGCTGTCGGAGACCCTGAACAAACACAGTGCCGATAACCGCATCGTGGAGCGGTGCTGCCGGTGCCTGCGCTTCGCCGTCCGCTGTGTGGGCAAAGGCTCCGCCGCGCTGCTGCAGCCGCTCGTCACCCAG ATGGTGAACGTCTACCGGGCGCACCAGCACTCCTGTTTCCTCTACCTGGGCAGCATCTTGGTGGACGAGTACGGCATGGAGGAGGGGTGCCGGCAGGGGCTCCTCGACATGCTGCAG GCGCTATGCATACCCACCTTCCAACTCCTAGAGCAGCCCAACGGCCTTCAAAACCACCCCGACACCGTGGACGACCTCTTCCGACTAGCAGCCAG GTTCATCCAGCGCAGCCCCGTGACCCTGCTGCGCAGCCAGGTGATGATCCCCATCCTGCAGTGGGCCATCGCTGCCACCACCCTGGATCACCGGGACGCCAACTGCAGCGTCATGAAGTTCCTGCGCGACCTCATCCACACCGGGGTGGCCAACGAC CACGAGGAGGACTTTGAAGTGAGGAAGGAGCTCATCAACCAGGTGATGAACCAGCTGGGCCAACAGCTCGTCAACCAACTGCTGCACACGTGCTGCTTCTGCCTGCCCCCCTACACCCTGCCCGACGTGGCCGAGGTGCTCTGGGAGATCATGCAGATCGACCGGCCG ACGTTCTGCCGCTGGCTGGAGAACTCGCTGAAGGGGCTACCAAAGGAGACGACGGGAGGAGCCATCCAGGTCACACACAAACAGCTGACGGATTTCCACAAGCAGGTCACGAG CGCTGAGGAATGTAAACAAGTCTGCTGGGCCCTGCGGGACTTCACCCGCCTGTTCCGATAG